The following are encoded in a window of Bos indicus x Bos taurus breed Angus x Brahman F1 hybrid chromosome 4, Bos_hybrid_MaternalHap_v2.0, whole genome shotgun sequence genomic DNA:
- the FAM3C gene encoding protein FAM3C — protein sequence MRVAGAAKLVVAVAVFLLTFYVISQVFEIKMDASLGNLFARSALDAVVRSTKPPRYKCGISKACPEKHFAFKMASGAANVVGPKICLEDNVLMSGVKNNVGRGINVALVNGKTGELIDTRFFDMWGGNVAPFIEFLKAIQDGTIVLMGTYDDGATKLNDEARRLIAELGSTSITHLGFRDNWVFCGGKGIKTKSPFEQHIKNNKDTNKYEGWPEVVEMEGCIPQKQD from the exons GTGCTGCAAAGTTGGTGGTCGCTGTGGCAGTATTTTTACTGACATTCTATGTTATTTCTCAAGTATTCGAAATAAAAATGGATGCAAGTTTAGGAAATCTATTtg caaGGTCAGCATTGGATGCGGTTGTACGTT cTACAAAACCTCCCAGATATAAATGTGGAATCTCAAAAGCTTGCCCTGAGaagcattttgcttttaaaatggcAAGTGGAGCAGCCAATGTGGTGGGACCCAAAATCTGCCTAGAGGACAATGT TTTAATGAGTGGTGTTAAGAATAATGTTGGAAGAGGAATCAATGTTGCCTTGGTAAATg GCAAAACGGGAGAACTAATAGACACCAGATTTTTTGACATGTGGGGAGGAA ATGTGGCCCCATTTATTGAGTTTCTGAAGGCCATACAAGATGGAACAATAGTCTTAATGGGAACATATGATGATGGAGCAACCAA aCTCAATGATGAGGCCCGGCGGCTGATTGCTGAACTGGGGAGTACATCTATTACTCATCTTGGTTTCAGAGACAACTGGGTCTTCTGTGGTGGAAAAGGCATTAAGACAAAAAGCCCTTTTGAACAG CACATAAAGAACAATAAGGACACAAATAAATATGAAGGATGGCCTGAAGTTGTGGAAATGGAAGGATGCATTCCCC